One window from the genome of Bacteroidia bacterium encodes:
- a CDS encoding polysaccharide deacetylase family protein: protein MIRSVRPPFLARKYYPDLVWRVNTFEKVLYLTFDDGPTPGVTEGVLDELRKHNAKGTFFCLGKNVRKYPEIFQRIMDEGHAAGNHTENHLNGWQSSRENYLSDIQKCAETVCSDLFRPPYGRITKSQIKALKQNYKLIMWDVLSWDFDSGIPASRVLRNVCAQCRPGSIVVFHDSRKAEQHVLQVLPKALRFFEKKGYRFGKLEL from the coding sequence ATGATCCGCAGCGTTCGCCCTCCATTCCTGGCACGGAAGTATTACCCGGACCTGGTGTGGAGGGTGAATACTTTTGAAAAGGTGCTTTATCTGACTTTTGATGACGGCCCCACGCCGGGCGTAACAGAGGGTGTGCTGGATGAACTAAGGAAACACAACGCAAAGGGAACATTTTTTTGCCTGGGAAAAAACGTACGGAAATACCCGGAGATCTTTCAGCGGATCATGGACGAAGGGCATGCCGCCGGAAATCATACAGAGAATCATCTTAACGGTTGGCAGAGCTCACGTGAGAACTATCTGAGCGATATTCAGAAGTGCGCCGAAACGGTCTGTTCGGATCTTTTCCGCCCGCCCTATGGGCGAATAACAAAATCGCAAATTAAGGCACTGAAACAGAACTACAAACTGATCATGTGGGATGTATTAAGCTGGGATTTTGACAGCGGAATCCCGGCGTCGAGGGTTTTACGTAATGTGTGTGCCCAATGCCGCCCCGGAAGCATCGTAGTGTTCCACGACAGCCGTAAGGCGGAACAGCATGTATTGCAGGTACTGCCGAAAGCACTCCGGTTCTTCGAAAAAAAAGGATACCGGTTCGGGAAGCTGGAGCTTTGA